The following are encoded together in the Streptomyces sp. NBC_00341 genome:
- a CDS encoding glutathione peroxidase, which translates to MTLYDIPLHTLTGEPTTLGDYRGQAVLLVNVASKCGLTPQYAGLERLQKTYGDRGFTVLGVPCNQFAGQEPGSSEEIQAFCSATYGVSFPLLEKTDVNGAGRHPLYVELTKLADADGEAGDVKWNFEKFLLSPAGEPVARLRPATEPEAPELVAAIEAQLPA; encoded by the coding sequence ATGACGCTTTACGACATTCCCCTCCACACCCTGACCGGCGAGCCGACCACCCTGGGCGACTACCGGGGCCAGGCCGTCCTGCTGGTGAACGTCGCCTCCAAGTGCGGGCTGACCCCGCAGTACGCCGGACTGGAGCGGCTCCAGAAGACTTACGGGGACCGGGGGTTCACCGTGCTCGGCGTGCCGTGCAACCAGTTCGCCGGCCAGGAGCCCGGGAGCTCGGAGGAGATCCAGGCGTTCTGCTCGGCGACGTACGGGGTGAGTTTCCCGCTGCTGGAGAAGACGGACGTCAACGGCGCGGGCCGGCACCCGCTCTACGTGGAGCTGACGAAGCTCGCGGACGCCGACGGCGAAGCCGGTGACGTGAAGTGGAACTTCGAGAAGTTCCTGCTCTCCCCGGCGGGCGAGCCGGTCGCCCGGCTCCGTCCCGCCACCGAGCCGGAGGCCCCGGAGCTCGTCGCGGCCATCGAGGCCCAGCTTCCCGCCTGA
- a CDS encoding helix-turn-helix domain-containing protein — protein MESAEPDNVDARLAARLAELRAEAGWSLEELAHRTGVSRSTLSRLERGELSPTAALLGRLCTVHGRTMSRLLLEVESEPPQLVPAGRQPVWRDAESGFVRRSVSPPHPGLRAEVVEGVLGAGASIAYENPPVPGLEQHIWVLEGTVEITVDGTVHTVRTGDCLRFRLRGPSRFHCPGPAGVRYALMIVLP, from the coding sequence ATGGAGAGCGCCGAGCCGGACAACGTCGATGCCCGGCTGGCCGCACGGCTGGCCGAACTCCGCGCCGAGGCAGGCTGGTCGCTGGAGGAGCTGGCGCACCGCACGGGGGTGAGCCGTTCGACGCTCTCGCGGCTGGAGCGCGGCGAGCTGAGCCCGACCGCGGCCCTGCTCGGACGGCTGTGCACGGTCCACGGGCGGACCATGTCGCGGCTGCTCCTCGAAGTGGAGTCGGAGCCGCCGCAGCTGGTGCCCGCCGGGCGCCAGCCGGTGTGGCGCGACGCGGAGTCCGGCTTCGTACGCCGCTCGGTCTCACCCCCGCACCCGGGGCTGCGCGCGGAGGTCGTCGAGGGGGTGCTCGGCGCGGGCGCCTCGATCGCGTACGAGAACCCGCCCGTCCCCGGCCTCGAACAGCACATCTGGGTCCTGGAGGGGACGGTCGAGATCACCGTGGACGGCACGGTGCACACCGTCCGCACCGGCGACTGCCTGCGCTTCCGGCTCCGCGGGCCCTCGCGTTTCCACTGTCCGGGCCCGGCCGGGGTCCGCTATGCACTGATGATCGTTCTGCCCTGA
- a CDS encoding amidohydrolase family protein → MPAPTTPVLLHNGLLIDGTGAEPVRDGAVLIEDGRVRWAGPSADCPATAEGTRRVDVRGGTILPGFIDCHVHMAAPGTALSHAEIATMPRSLLTFLAAPRMRATLEAGVTTARDLGGADAGHRRAVESGLLVGPRLLVAVAMLSPTGGHGDFRSGNDDRANDNTMGRLADGTAECRRAVRGVLRQGADCVKIAATGGVWSPTDQPDDDGFLEDEIRTITEIAAGHRGKKVAAHAQGRGGILNAVRGGVASIEHGYEIDDEAIDLMLERGTFLVPTLTTAHTDPDPKKAAPWAYAKKKHWQEVARTHIPHAIERGVRVAMGTDCGIAEHGTNLRELGHLVDCGMTPMGALRAGTAEAAELLGIAHETGTLEPGKRADVVIARGNPLDDIHALGDPANVLVVMKDGVVYKDSDGLAA, encoded by the coding sequence ATGCCCGCTCCCACCACCCCCGTACTCCTGCACAACGGCCTGCTCATCGACGGCACGGGCGCCGAACCCGTCCGGGACGGCGCGGTGCTCATCGAGGACGGGCGCGTCCGCTGGGCGGGCCCGTCCGCGGACTGTCCGGCGACCGCGGAGGGGACCCGGCGCGTCGATGTCCGCGGCGGCACGATCCTGCCCGGCTTCATCGACTGCCACGTCCACATGGCCGCGCCCGGCACCGCACTGAGCCATGCCGAGATCGCCACCATGCCCCGCAGCCTGCTCACCTTCCTCGCCGCACCCCGGATGCGGGCGACGCTCGAAGCCGGGGTCACCACCGCCAGGGACCTCGGCGGGGCGGACGCCGGACACCGCCGGGCCGTCGAGTCCGGACTGCTGGTGGGCCCCCGGCTCCTGGTGGCCGTCGCCATGCTCAGTCCGACCGGCGGGCACGGCGACTTCCGGTCGGGGAACGACGACCGCGCCAACGACAACACCATGGGGCGGCTGGCCGACGGCACCGCCGAATGCCGCCGGGCGGTGCGCGGCGTGCTGCGCCAGGGCGCCGACTGCGTCAAGATCGCCGCGACCGGCGGCGTCTGGAGCCCCACCGACCAGCCCGACGACGACGGGTTCCTGGAGGACGAGATCCGCACGATCACGGAGATCGCCGCCGGACACCGCGGCAAGAAGGTCGCCGCCCACGCCCAGGGCAGGGGCGGCATCCTCAACGCCGTACGGGGCGGGGTCGCCAGCATCGAGCACGGCTACGAGATCGACGACGAGGCCATCGACCTGATGCTGGAGCGCGGCACGTTCCTCGTGCCGACGCTCACCACCGCCCACACCGACCCGGACCCGAAGAAGGCGGCGCCCTGGGCGTACGCGAAGAAGAAGCACTGGCAGGAGGTCGCCCGCACGCACATCCCGCACGCCATCGAGCGCGGGGTGCGGGTCGCCATGGGAACCGACTGCGGCATCGCGGAGCACGGCACCAACCTGCGCGAGCTGGGCCACCTCGTGGACTGCGGAATGACCCCGATGGGCGCGCTGCGCGCCGGTACCGCGGAGGCCGCCGAACTCCTCGGCATCGCCCACGAGACCGGCACCCTGGAGCCCGGCAAGCGCGCCGACGTCGTCATAGCCCGCGGCAATCCGCTCGACGACATCCACGCCCTCGGTGACCCCGCGAACGTCCTGGTGGTGATGAAGGACGGCGTCGTCTACAAGGACTCCGACGGGCTCGCAGCCTGA
- a CDS encoding Lrp/AsnC family transcriptional regulator encodes MTENLPPLSELDLALVNALQISPRAPWTELAKALDIDAATVARRWERLRTAGHAWVTAYPFGGSGAGALIEIDCAPGQAGAVAEQLSADPHAVTVEHAAGGRDLLITAMATGFGALSRYIVDRLGTIPGITATRAHLVTRSYTEGSVWRLTSLSRSQQEALAASRRSALGGSQQSPEYAELVTAIGENGRMSLSELAETLGVSVNTASRRLNRLLESGRLVLRCDLTRSLSGSPVAVTFFGTVSPEHLDSTARELARLPEIRQCLGLAGPQNLIATVWVSSLVDAQDLEVRLAAALPHLRIADRAVALRAVKLMGRLLDPDGRAIGFVPMNLWA; translated from the coding sequence ATGACTGAAAACCTGCCCCCGCTCAGCGAGCTCGATCTGGCCCTGGTCAACGCCCTGCAGATCAGCCCCAGGGCGCCCTGGACGGAGCTGGCGAAGGCGCTGGACATCGACGCCGCGACCGTCGCCCGGCGCTGGGAGCGGCTGCGGACGGCGGGCCACGCCTGGGTGACCGCCTATCCCTTCGGCGGCTCGGGAGCCGGTGCGCTGATCGAGATCGACTGCGCGCCGGGGCAGGCGGGTGCGGTGGCCGAGCAGCTCTCCGCGGACCCGCACGCGGTGACCGTGGAGCACGCGGCGGGCGGCCGCGACCTGCTGATCACAGCAATGGCCACCGGTTTCGGCGCACTCTCGCGCTACATCGTGGACCGGCTCGGCACGATCCCCGGCATCACGGCGACCCGGGCCCATCTGGTCACCCGCAGTTACACGGAGGGGAGTGTCTGGCGGCTGACGAGCCTGAGCCGCTCCCAGCAGGAGGCGCTGGCCGCGTCCCGGCGCTCGGCGCTGGGCGGCTCCCAGCAGTCGCCCGAGTACGCGGAGCTGGTCACGGCTATCGGCGAGAACGGGCGGATGTCGCTGAGCGAACTCGCCGAGACACTGGGCGTCTCGGTGAACACCGCGAGCCGCCGGCTGAACCGGCTGCTGGAATCCGGCCGGCTGGTGCTGCGCTGCGACCTGACCCGCTCACTGTCCGGCTCACCGGTCGCGGTGACCTTCTTCGGCACTGTCTCGCCCGAGCATCTGGACTCCACGGCAAGGGAGTTGGCGAGGCTTCCGGAGATCCGGCAGTGCCTCGGCCTGGCCGGCCCGCAGAATCTGATCGCGACGGTCTGGGTCTCCTCGCTGGTGGATGCCCAGGACCTGGAGGTACGGCTGGCCGCGGCCCTCCCCCATCTGCGGATCGCCGACCGGGCGGTCGCGCTGCGCGCGGTCAAGCTGATGGGCAGGCTGCTGGATCCGGACGGCCGTGCGATCGGCTTCGTCCCGATGAACCTGTGGGCGTAA
- a CDS encoding acyl-CoA dehydrogenase family protein, giving the protein MAEFTLELNDDQKQVRDWLHGFAADVIRPAASEWDEREETPWPVIQEAAKVGIYSLDFYAQQFFDPTGLGIPMAMEELFWGDAGIALSIVGTGLAAVGVLANGTEEQIGTWIPQMYGDANDVKVAAFCSSEPDAGSDVASMRTRAVYDQAKDEWVLNGTKTWATNGGIANVHVVVAVVDAELGSKGHASFIVPPGTPGLSQGQKFKKHGIRASHTAEVVLEDVRVPGHCLLGGKEKLDQRLARARERAASGGGERVKNAAMATFEASRPAVGAMAVGTARAAYEVALDYAKTRTQFGRPIIDNQGIAFQLADMRTRIDAARLLVWRASWMAAAGKPFESAEGSMSKLYASETAKEVTAQAVQILGGNGFTREYPVERMHRDAAIYTIFEGTSEIQRLVIARTLSGMPIR; this is encoded by the coding sequence ATGGCCGAGTTCACGCTCGAACTCAACGACGACCAGAAGCAGGTCCGTGACTGGTTGCACGGCTTCGCCGCGGATGTGATCCGTCCGGCCGCTTCGGAGTGGGACGAGCGTGAGGAAACGCCCTGGCCCGTCATCCAGGAGGCGGCCAAGGTCGGCATCTACTCCCTTGACTTCTACGCCCAGCAGTTCTTCGACCCGACCGGCCTCGGCATCCCGATGGCGATGGAGGAGCTCTTCTGGGGCGACGCGGGCATCGCCCTGTCGATCGTCGGTACGGGCCTGGCGGCCGTCGGCGTCCTCGCCAACGGCACCGAGGAGCAGATAGGCACCTGGATCCCGCAGATGTACGGCGACGCGAACGATGTGAAGGTCGCCGCCTTCTGCTCCTCCGAGCCCGACGCCGGCTCCGACGTCGCCTCGATGCGCACCCGCGCGGTGTACGACCAGGCCAAGGACGAGTGGGTGCTCAACGGCACCAAGACCTGGGCGACCAACGGTGGCATCGCCAACGTCCACGTCGTGGTCGCGGTCGTTGACGCGGAGCTCGGTTCCAAGGGGCACGCCTCCTTCATCGTGCCGCCCGGCACCCCCGGGCTCTCCCAGGGGCAGAAGTTCAAGAAGCACGGCATCCGCGCCTCGCACACCGCGGAGGTCGTCCTGGAGGACGTGCGCGTCCCGGGCCACTGCCTGCTCGGCGGCAAGGAGAAGCTCGACCAGCGCCTCGCGCGGGCCCGCGAGCGCGCCGCCTCCGGTGGCGGCGAGCGGGTGAAGAACGCCGCGATGGCCACGTTCGAGGCGTCCCGCCCGGCCGTCGGCGCGATGGCGGTCGGCACCGCCCGTGCCGCGTACGAGGTCGCGCTCGACTACGCGAAGACCCGGACCCAGTTCGGCCGCCCGATCATCGACAACCAGGGCATCGCGTTCCAGCTCGCCGACATGCGCACCCGGATCGACGCGGCCCGCCTCCTGGTCTGGCGCGCGTCCTGGATGGCGGCCGCCGGAAAGCCGTTCGAGTCGGCCGAGGGCTCCATGTCCAAGCTGTACGCGAGTGAGACGGCCAAGGAGGTCACCGCGCAGGCGGTCCAGATCCTGGGCGGCAACGGCTTCACCCGTGAGTACCCGGTGGAGCGGATGCACCGGGACGCCGCGATCTACACGATCTTCGAGGGCACCAGCGAGATCCAGCGCCTGGTGATCGCCCGCACGCTGTCCGGGATGCCCATCCGCTGA
- a CDS encoding MFS transporter: MSRIQPTAGAGAPGLGGARVAAVVGFLVFVELTSGIIQGMMPALLPELGTVLHVGAGDLNWVNAAQLLAAAVSVPLFGRLGDMYGHRRLLRIAVLCLVAGSVLVAWSPSFEVLLVGRVLQGPLAALLPLEIGLVRDRLDAAGARSAIALLVGALTLGASAGMVIAGLLREVISSVHGVLWIPAVTTVLCAGVVFFLVPESKTRARGRVDWAGAGLLSVGLATLLLGISQGPKWGWSDGRTLTLLAVAAATLVVWVLVELRVAEPIVDIRLTVRRTLLPVYAASFLLGTALFGAQTAAVLFVSSPGDKLGYGFGYDALGIAWLMLPSGVMAFAASLVASRLFRLIGGRGALALSGLLMAAGYVFLIMAHDEPWQFVVVNAIVGSGVGLALSAMPVLIVDASPHERTAIATGIYNTAKTVGGSVAGAVFAAILTAITFKGTKIPTIDAYTTVWWCCAGVSVLVAVAAAVVARPRTALD, translated from the coding sequence ATGTCGCGTATCCAGCCCACCGCGGGCGCCGGCGCGCCTGGCCTCGGCGGCGCCCGCGTCGCCGCGGTCGTCGGATTCCTGGTCTTCGTCGAACTGACCAGCGGCATCATCCAGGGGATGATGCCGGCCCTGCTGCCCGAACTCGGCACCGTCCTCCACGTCGGAGCGGGCGACCTCAACTGGGTCAACGCCGCACAACTCCTCGCCGCCGCCGTCTCCGTACCGCTGTTCGGCCGGCTCGGGGACATGTACGGCCACCGGCGGCTGCTGCGCATCGCGGTCCTCTGCCTCGTCGCCGGCTCCGTCCTGGTCGCCTGGTCGCCCTCCTTCGAGGTGCTGCTCGTCGGGCGCGTCCTGCAGGGACCGCTCGCCGCGCTCCTCCCGCTGGAGATCGGCCTGGTCCGCGACCGCCTCGACGCGGCGGGCGCCCGAAGCGCCATCGCCCTGCTGGTCGGCGCACTCACCCTCGGCGCCAGCGCCGGCATGGTCATCGCCGGTCTCCTGCGCGAAGTCATCTCCTCGGTGCACGGCGTGCTCTGGATCCCGGCCGTCACGACCGTCCTGTGCGCCGGAGTCGTCTTCTTCCTGGTACCCGAGTCGAAGACCCGCGCCCGGGGCCGGGTCGACTGGGCCGGCGCCGGGCTGCTCAGCGTCGGACTCGCCACGCTGCTGCTCGGCATCTCCCAGGGGCCCAAGTGGGGCTGGAGCGACGGCCGGACCCTGACGCTCCTCGCGGTCGCCGCCGCCACGCTCGTCGTCTGGGTCCTGGTCGAGCTCCGCGTCGCGGAGCCCATCGTCGACATCCGCCTCACCGTGCGGCGCACCCTGCTCCCCGTGTACGCGGCCAGCTTCCTGCTCGGCACCGCGCTCTTCGGCGCCCAGACCGCCGCCGTCCTCTTCGTCTCCTCGCCCGGCGACAAGCTCGGATACGGATTCGGCTACGACGCCCTCGGAATCGCGTGGCTGATGCTGCCGTCCGGCGTGATGGCGTTCGCCGCCTCGCTCGTCGCCTCCCGGCTCTTCCGGCTGATCGGCGGACGCGGCGCCCTCGCGCTCAGCGGGCTCCTCATGGCGGCCGGTTACGTCTTCCTGATCATGGCGCACGACGAGCCCTGGCAGTTCGTCGTCGTCAACGCCATCGTCGGCTCGGGCGTCGGCCTGGCCCTCAGCGCCATGCCCGTCCTCATCGTCGACGCCAGCCCGCACGAGCGCACCGCGATCGCCACCGGCATCTACAACACCGCCAAGACAGTCGGCGGTTCTGTCGCCGGAGCCGTCTTCGCGGCCATCCTGACCGCGATCACCTTCAAGGGCACGAAGATCCCCACGATCGACGCCTACACCACCGTCTGGTGGTGCTGCGCCGGCGTGTCGGTCCTGGTCGCCGTCGCGGCAGCCGTCGTGGCCCGGCCCCGTACCGCCCTCGACTGA
- a CDS encoding N-acetyltransferase family protein — protein sequence MTEIVQVSGPELVTYADELAALLVEIVDGGASVGFLAPLDRDASACWWREQAASVSAGRLQVWIARDGERVAGTIGLVRAPLPNARHRAEVTKLMVRPSAQGRGLGRRLLDAVEETAAGDGVTLLVLDTENDSAAERLYRSADWTACGSVPGYAADPAGALRPTTYYYKAVGPGPAQAASPSESL from the coding sequence ATGACCGAGATCGTCCAGGTGTCCGGACCCGAACTGGTCACGTACGCCGATGAGCTGGCCGCACTCCTGGTGGAGATCGTGGACGGCGGGGCCTCCGTCGGATTCCTCGCACCGCTGGACCGGGACGCGTCGGCCTGCTGGTGGCGGGAGCAGGCCGCGTCCGTCTCTGCCGGGCGCCTCCAGGTCTGGATCGCCCGGGACGGTGAGCGGGTCGCCGGGACCATCGGCCTGGTCCGGGCGCCGTTGCCCAACGCCCGCCATCGCGCGGAGGTCACCAAGCTGATGGTGCGTCCGTCGGCGCAGGGCCGGGGTCTGGGCCGACGGCTGCTGGACGCCGTCGAGGAGACGGCGGCCGGGGACGGTGTGACGCTGCTCGTCCTGGACACCGAGAACGACAGCGCCGCCGAGCGGCTCTACCGCTCCGCGGACTGGACCGCGTGCGGATCGGTCCCCGGCTACGCCGCCGACCCGGCGGGGGCCCTCAGGCCGACCACCTACTACTACAAGGCGGTCGGCCCGGGGCCGGCTCAGGCTGCGAGCCCGTCGGAGTCCTTGTAG
- the def gene encoding peptide deformylase — MAAMRNRPIPGSSGRVRAMSLLGDPVLHGACEPVTDFGSPLARLVEDMFATMYAANGVGLAANQVGVALRVFVYDCPDDEDVRHLGHLVNPTLVEADGITVRGPEGCLSLPGIEAGTPRFDHAVVEGVTVEGEPVRVSGTGFFARCLQHECDHLDGAVYTDRLTGLRRARALRAARRAPWGRPG, encoded by the coding sequence ATGGCCGCCATGCGAAACCGCCCGATCCCCGGCAGCTCCGGACGCGTCCGGGCCATGAGCCTGCTCGGTGACCCCGTGCTGCACGGCGCCTGCGAACCCGTCACGGACTTCGGGTCCCCGCTCGCCCGGCTGGTCGAGGACATGTTCGCCACGATGTACGCCGCGAACGGAGTCGGGCTCGCGGCCAACCAGGTCGGCGTGGCGCTAAGGGTGTTCGTGTACGACTGCCCCGACGACGAGGACGTCCGGCACCTGGGGCACCTCGTCAACCCCACCCTCGTCGAGGCCGACGGCATCACCGTGCGGGGCCCGGAGGGCTGCCTCTCGCTGCCGGGCATCGAGGCCGGCACGCCCCGCTTCGACCACGCGGTGGTCGAAGGGGTCACGGTCGAGGGCGAGCCGGTGCGGGTCAGCGGCACCGGCTTCTTCGCGCGCTGCCTCCAGCACGAGTGCGACCACCTGGACGGCGCCGTCTACACCGACCGGCTGACCGGGCTGCGGCGGGCGCGGGCCCTGCGCGCGGCCCGCCGGGCGCCCTGGGGGCGGCCCGGCTGA
- a CDS encoding amidase, translating to MQQPFATLTEAARALRSGAVGSRELVAAALADADALDPLLGVYVTRFPEQALAAARTADSRPAAERGPLHGLPLAVKDNLATVEGPATAQSPAHDPHWWRGLDAPAVARLRRAGAVVLGKTTMAEYAMGRPDPAHPFPVPRNPWDPERWTGGSSTGNGAGIASGLFLGALGSDTSGSVRLPAALCGTTGLKTTFGLLPTDGCLPLSPSQDVLGPMAVSAGDCGLLLDALTGQPGLAPGPADIRGLRVGVPYGLLDAPGVTGPCRAAFLDALRNLRELGCEVREFELPEFGELLAVNAVTMLAEAFSEHGERLAADWDGHGRGFRRLAAAGGLIPAHLYLRAQRTRERLTAALLERLDGPAGADVIATPTWPAPARPYARETAPGDELNLTAVWNPTGFPALALPMGADPAGLPLSLQLAGRPRSEHTLLRAGEAFQSVTTWHLRRAAPDPRHRPAPLRDPDREEPAPASSIPGHAPAGIEEALAAVGITPGPADLAVVGAVARGLLAAARRPAA from the coding sequence GTGCAGCAGCCTTTCGCCACCCTCACCGAGGCCGCCCGCGCCCTCCGGTCGGGCGCCGTCGGCAGCCGTGAGCTCGTCGCCGCCGCACTCGCCGACGCCGACGCGCTCGATCCGCTGCTCGGCGTGTACGTGACCCGCTTCCCGGAACAGGCACTCGCCGCGGCCCGCACGGCCGACTCCCGCCCGGCCGCCGAACGCGGCCCGCTGCACGGGCTGCCGCTCGCCGTGAAGGACAACCTCGCCACCGTCGAGGGCCCGGCCACCGCGCAGAGCCCCGCCCATGACCCGCACTGGTGGCGCGGGCTCGACGCGCCCGCCGTCGCCCGGCTGCGCCGCGCCGGGGCCGTCGTCCTCGGCAAGACCACCATGGCCGAGTACGCCATGGGCCGTCCCGACCCCGCCCACCCCTTCCCGGTGCCCCGCAACCCCTGGGACCCGGAGCGGTGGACCGGCGGATCGAGCACCGGCAACGGTGCGGGCATCGCCTCCGGGCTCTTCCTCGGGGCCCTCGGCAGCGACACCTCCGGCAGCGTCCGGCTGCCCGCCGCCCTGTGCGGCACCACCGGCCTGAAGACCACCTTCGGCCTGCTGCCCACCGACGGCTGCCTGCCGCTCAGCCCCTCGCAGGACGTCCTGGGGCCGATGGCCGTCAGCGCCGGCGACTGCGGGCTCCTCCTCGACGCGCTGACCGGGCAGCCGGGCCTCGCGCCCGGTCCCGCGGACATCCGCGGACTGCGCGTCGGCGTCCCGTACGGGCTCCTCGACGCGCCGGGCGTCACCGGACCGTGCCGCGCGGCCTTCCTGGACGCGCTGCGGAACCTACGGGAACTCGGTTGCGAGGTCAGGGAGTTCGAACTCCCCGAATTCGGGGAGCTGCTCGCGGTCAACGCCGTCACGATGCTCGCGGAGGCCTTCTCCGAGCACGGCGAACGGCTCGCCGCCGACTGGGACGGACACGGGCGGGGCTTCCGCCGGCTGGCCGCGGCGGGCGGACTCATTCCCGCGCACCTCTACCTCCGCGCCCAGCGGACCCGCGAACGGCTCACCGCCGCGCTGCTGGAGCGGCTGGACGGCCCGGCCGGGGCCGACGTGATCGCCACCCCGACCTGGCCCGCGCCCGCCCGCCCCTACGCCCGGGAAACCGCACCCGGCGACGAGCTCAACCTCACCGCCGTCTGGAACCCCACCGGCTTCCCGGCCCTCGCGCTGCCCATGGGCGCCGACCCCGCCGGGCTGCCGCTCTCCCTCCAACTGGCCGGCCGCCCCCGCAGCGAGCACACCCTGCTCCGTGCGGGCGAGGCCTTCCAGTCCGTCACCACCTGGCATCTGCGCAGGGCCGCGCCCGACCCCCGGCACCGGCCCGCCCCGCTCCGCGACCCGGACCGCGAAGAACCGGCACCCGCCTCCTCCATACCCGGCCACGCCCCGGCCGGCATCGAGGAGGCCCTCGCGGCCGTCGGCATCACCCCTGGCCCGGCCGATCTGGCCGTCGTCGGGGCCGTGGCCCGCGGCCTCCTCGCGGCCGCCCGGCGGCCGGCCGCCTGA
- a CDS encoding TetR family transcriptional regulator translates to METTRQAERQRSAAERRRRELLEAADRVVLRDGPGASMNAIAAEAGITKPILYRHFGDKGGLYRALAKRHTDALLSALRAALDAPADRRARVEATLDTYLAAIEARPQVYRFLMHPSDDAAPSSEQGFDVGRHSAPLLRRLGEELAAVIAERVDLGADSQVMARIWGHGIVGMMHAAGDWWLGERPCSRAQLVSSLADLLWGRLSAAGDRPGGPGF, encoded by the coding sequence ATGGAGACCACACGACAGGCGGAGCGGCAACGGTCCGCGGCAGAACGCCGCCGCCGCGAGCTGCTCGAAGCCGCCGACCGCGTGGTGCTCAGAGACGGCCCGGGGGCCTCGATGAACGCCATCGCGGCGGAGGCCGGAATCACCAAGCCCATCCTCTACCGTCACTTCGGCGACAAGGGCGGCCTCTACCGCGCCCTCGCGAAACGGCACACCGACGCGCTCCTCAGCGCGCTGCGGGCGGCGCTCGACGCCCCCGCCGACCGCCGCGCCCGGGTCGAGGCGACGCTCGACACCTATCTCGCCGCGATCGAGGCCCGTCCGCAGGTCTACCGGTTCCTGATGCACCCCTCCGACGACGCGGCACCCTCGTCCGAGCAGGGCTTCGACGTCGGGCGCCACTCGGCCCCGCTGCTGCGCCGCCTCGGCGAGGAGCTGGCCGCGGTCATCGCGGAGCGGGTGGACCTCGGGGCCGACAGCCAGGTCATGGCCCGGATCTGGGGTCATGGCATCGTCGGCATGATGCACGCGGCGGGCGACTGGTGGCTGGGCGAACGCCCCTGCTCACGGGCCCAGCTGGTGAGCAGCCTGGCCGATCTGCTGTGGGGCCGGCTGTCCGCGGCGGGCGACCGCCCCGGTGGCCCCGGGTTCTGA